One Hermetia illucens chromosome 4, iHerIll2.2.curated.20191125, whole genome shotgun sequence DNA segment encodes these proteins:
- the LOC119655040 gene encoding putative adenylate cyclase regulatory protein: MALIESAVHVLNEYCLEHIVGFLNIGDRLNLGKAYPELKPTIKRVTGKEMFYFNDIYKSYPYWKVSEIFSEYGSAIRRMTMHFDEVQEIAELSYLIPRNFKNINEIYLNFSGYVDHKILEVIIESSRNIKIFRCNSRQLQNKHCFLIIELKQMEHLDIEGHPNITGIHLDKLRRLKFLDLRGCDKIKSEYFIKILRATKLTRLNIVECNDLNDKAFKTLVDTQSNLRDLAVNHCYEKGNVEIVSFLPNLRYVHINWQSDLLYKRTELLNNLGKFRQDSLRILQICNPKYFIQPERVGILNLRYLTRVGFYQDDDLSDRFLSQVCANCPKLQYVTIWDCRIITSQGIIELVKNLKRLRNLDLRHCRQFDNGLYMNIIDARITLEKPERLLLYVWGTSMQEEYFTRSEEYSRLRKFVELSFVREE, from the exons ATGGCACTCATAGAGTCAGCTGTCCATGTGTTGAATGAATATTGCTTAGAGCACATAGTTGGCTTTCTCAACATTGGTGACCGTCTAAATCTCGGAAAAGCGTATCCTGAGCTAAAACCAACGATTAAACGTGTAACTGGGAAAGAAATGTTCTATTTTAATGACATCTACAAGAGCTATCCTTACTGGAAAGTCAGTGAAATTTTTAGTGAATATGGCTCTGCGATACGAAGGATGACAATGCATTTTGACGAGGTTCAGGAAATAGCGGAACTTTCCTACCTTATCCCGAGAAATTTTAAGAACATTAACGAAATCTATTTGAATTTCTCTGGATATGTGGATCATAAAATATTAGAGGTAATAATTGAATCCTCAAGGAACATAAAAATATTTCGCTGCAACAGTCGTCAATTACAAAATAAGCATTGTTTTCTCATCATTGAGCTTAAGCAAATGGAACACCTTGACATAGAGGGACATCCAAACATTACTGGAATTCATCTAGACAAATTAAGAAGGCTAAAATTCCTGGACCTTCGAGGATGCGATAAAATCAAGTCAGAGTACTTCATTAAAATTTTACGAGCAACAAAACTGACGCGGCTCAACATAGTGGAATGCAACGACCTAAATGACAAAGCCTTTAAGACCCTGGTCGATACTCAATCCAATTTGAGGGATCTCGCAGTGAATCATTGCTACGAAAAGGGTAATGTAGAAATTGTGTCTTTCCTGCCCAACCTGAGATACGTTCATATCAATTGGCAAAGCGATTTGCTCTATAAGAGGACGGAGCTACTTAATAATTTAGGCAAATTTCGCCAAGATTCCCTCAGAATATTACAGATCTGCAATCCAAAATACTTCATCCAACCCGAGCGAGTTGGTATTTTGAATCTGAGGTACCTCACGAGAGTGGGTTTTTATCAAGATGATGATCTATCTGACAGATTCCTGTCACAGGTTTGTGCAAATTGTCCTAAATTGCAATATGTTACCATTTGGGATTGTAGGATTATCACAAGTCAAGGAATCATTGAACTTGTGAAAAATTTGAAGCGGCTCCGAAAcctagatttgagacattgtAGACAATTTGACAACGGGTTGTATATGAATATTATTGACGCTAGAATCACACTTGAGAAGCCAGAACGTTTGCTATTATATGTCTGGGGCACTTCAATGCAAGAAGAATATTTCACA CGGTCTGAAGAATATTCGCGTTTGAGGAAATTCGTAGAATTGTCGTTTGTTCGCGAAGAGTAA